Part of the Gemmatimonadota bacterium genome is shown below.
CGGTGGGGAAGCCTCGGGTCCAGCGAGCTGGTGCGGTAATGGGCCGGGGGGCGCGCGGCGTGGGGATCGAGCTGCTGGATGAGCCCGGGATCACCGGCCCCGAGCTGGGCGCGAGCCTGGAGCACGTGGCCGACGCCACCACCCGGCTGGGGGGGCTGGGCCCGCTCGCGCGGGCGCTGGCCCGCGTGCCGACGTCCGACGGCACGCTGCGCCTCCTGGACGTGGGCGCGGGCAACGGCCGGGTGGCGGCGATGCTCGCCCGCATCCTGGAGCGGCGCGGCCGCCCCGTCCGCTGGGTGTGCTCCGACCTGGCCCCCGGCGCCCTGGACCATGTGCTCTGTCCCCGGACGCCGCGCGTGGCGTGCGACGCCCGCACGCTTCCTTTCGCGGACGACAGCTTCGACGCGGCCGTCTCCGTGCTCACGCTGCACCACTTCGACCCCGGGGACGCGCGCGCCGTCCTCGCGGAGATGGCGCGGGTGGCGCGGGGGCCGGTGGTCGTCTCCGACCTGCGCCGGTCGGTGGGCGGCTCGTGGGGCGCGCGGCTGCTGGCCGAGACCGTCTGGCGCCGCAACCGCTTCACGCGGCACGACGCGCCCCTCTCCGCGAGCAAGGCCTACACGGACGGAGAGGCCGGGGTGCTCGCGCGTGAGGCCGGGCTGTCGCGGGTCCGGGTGCGCCGCCACTTCCCCTTCCGCTTCGTCCTGGTGGCCCAGCCATGACCGACTGGGACGTCGTGGTCGTCGGCGCCGGCCCCGCCGGGAGCGTGACGGCGGGGCTGCTCGCGGAGCGCGGACGACGCGTCCTCCTGCTCGAACGCTGGAGCCATCCCCGTCCGAAGCCCTGCGGCGAGTTCCTCAACCCGGGCGCCCTGGCCGCCCTGGAGCGCACGGGCTTCGCGTCGGCGGTGCTCCGGCTCGACCCGCCCCTCCTGAGCGGTTGGGAGTTGACGACCTGGTCTGGCGTGCACGTCTCGGCGGGGTTCGCGCATCCGGGCGGCACCGTGCCGCCGCACGGCCTGGGGGTGGACCGGGCCCGCCTGGACCAGGCCCTGGCCCTGGAGGCGGTGCGCCGCGGCGCGGTCCTGGAGGAGCGTCAGCAGGTGCTGCGCGTGCGGCCCGGCCCGGACGGCGTGGAGATCGACGTGCGATCCGGCGCCCGGGAGAGCGTGCGCCGGGCCCGTCTGCTGATCGCCGCCGACGGTCTGCGCTCACGCATCGCCCGCCAGCTCGGAGCCACGCGCCGACGGCCGCGCCGTGCCCGCGTGTCGCTGACGGCCCGCGTTCGCGGCGTCGGGCCGGCGTCCGATCGCGGCTGGCTCCGCATCGGGGGGACGCGGACGGTGGGCATGGCGCCCGTCTCGCTGGACCCTCCGCTGTGGAACGTCACCGGGGTGGTCGATTCCGAGGTCGAAGGCCGGCGACTCGCCGCCGACCCGGAGGCCTTCCTGGCGCTGCTGTTGGAGCAGGCGGCCTTCCCGTGGGTAGAGGATCCTCGGGTCGTCGCCGGACCCTGGGCGAGTGGCCCCTTCGACTGGCCGGTCCGGCGCCGCACCGGACCCCGCTGGGCGCTCGTGGGGGATGCCGCCGGGTACTTCGATCCCCTGACGGGGCAGGGGATCCATCAGGCGGTCCACAGCGCCGAGCTGGCCGCGGCGGACGCGGAGCGATCGCTGGCACGGGCGGACGGCGCCCGACCCCTGCACCGCTACGCGCGCCGCCTGGCCCGCTCCCTGGCCGGAACGCGCGCCGTGCAGCGGCTGGTGGCCGCCGTGGTGGAGGGACCCCGACTCGGCGGCCAGGTGCTGCCGCGGCTCGCGGCCCACCCTGCCTCGGCCTCCGCGCTGCTGACGGTCACCGGGGACCTGGCCCACCCGCTGACGCTGCTGCGGCCCCGGGTCTGGAGCCCGCTGTTGAACCGTTCCCCCGTCACACTGGATGGAGGCAGGACGTGCTGACGATCGACGAACGGGTATGCGCGGCTCCGGTCGAGCGCGCCTTCCGCATCGCCGCCGACGTGGAACGGTGGCCCGACATCCTCCCGCACTACCGGTGGGTGCGCTTCCGCTCCAAGGCAGGCTTCGGCGAAGGCATCGTGGAGATGGCGGCGTGGCGCCCGTTCGGGGCGTTCAACTATCCCACCTGGTGGCTCTCCGAGATGACGCACGACCCCGAGCGCCACACGGTCTACTACAAGCACATCGGGGGGATCACCCGGGGGATGCGCGTCCAGTGGGAGGTGCGGCCCGCGGACGATGGACGCGGCACGCTGCTCCGCATCGTGCACGAATGGGAGGGTCCGGAGTGGCCCCTCATCGGCCGGTTCGCGGCCGATGCCGTGATCGGTCCGCACTTCGTGCACGTCATCGCCTCGCGCACGCTCGCCGGCATCGCGCGCGCGGCCGAAGCGGACGGGAGCGCCACGTGAGCCGCCGCGTGGTCGTCACCGGGATCGGGCCCATCACGGCCTCGGGCATCGGTCGGGCCGGGTTGGAGGAAGGGCTACGCGGCGGCCGCTCGCCCGTCGATCGCATCTCCCGCTTCGATCCCTCGCCCTTCCGCTCCCACATCGCCGCCGAGGTCCCCGACTTCGAGCCTACGCACCACATGGACGCGGCGCGCGCCAAGCGGCTCGACCGGTTCGGCCAGTTCTCGATCGCGTCCGCGCGTCTCGCGCTGGAGGACGCTGCACTGGACGAGACGCGGCTGGACGGAGATCGCGTCGCCGTGCAGATGGGTTCGGCGCTCGGCGGCGTCAGCCACGCGGAAGCGGAGCTGCAGAACTACCTCACGCGCGGTGTGCGGGGTGTGGACCCGCGCCTGGCGCTGACCGTCTTCGGCGGCGCCGCGTCGTGCAACGTCGCCATCGAGTTCGGATTCCGCGGCCCCAACTCCACCAACGCCATGAGCTGCGCATCGGGCACCATCGCCGTGGGCGAAGCGTGGCGGCTGATCAGGGACGGCAGTGCCGACGTCGCGCTGGCGGGAGGCATCGAAGCGCCCCTGTCGCCGCTGTCCTATGGGGCGTTCGCCATCATCCGCGCCATGAGCACACGCAATGACGATCCCGCTCGCGCCTGTCGCCCCTTCGACGCCGCGCGCGACGGCTTCGTGATGGGCGAGGGCGCCTGCACGCTCGTGCTGGAGACGTTGGAACACGCGACCGCCCGCGGCGCGCGGATCCACGCCGAGATCCTCGGCTATGCCAACTCGAACGACGCGCATCACATGACGGCACCCCTGCCGGACGGCAGCCAGGCCGCGCGCGCCATGCGCATGGCGCTGGAACGCGCCGACGTCCGACCCGAGCAGATCGACTACGTGAACGCCCACGCATCCTCCACCCCACTCAACGATTCGACCGAGTCGTTGGCCCTGCGCACGGTGTTCGGCGAACGCGCCGACGTCCTGCCGGTGAGTGGGACGAAGCCCTTCTACGGCCACGCGCTCGGCGCCTCCGGCGCGATCGAGACAGGGATCTGTTGCATGGCGCTCCAGAGCGGATGGATGCCCCCCACGCTCAACCTCGAGGAGCCCGGGGACGGCTGCGACCTGAACTACGTCTCGGGTGCCGGGCGTACCGCAGAGCTCCGGCATGTGCTCACCAACTCGTTCGGGTTCGGTGGGATCAACGCGTGCCTCGTGTTGGGTCGGGCCGCGGAGAACGGGGCCGCGTGACGCTGCTGGAAGGGCTCCTCCCCACCGCCCTCCTCGCCGGTCTCACGCTGGCGGCGGCGGCCGGGGTCGACCTCTACCTCACGCTGGGGCTGCTCGCGCTGGCGCCCGTCCTCGGGTTCGGGGAATGGCTGCCCGAGACGTTCCGCGCCGCCGTGGCGGCCCCCCTCCCCCTGGTGCTGGCCGTCGGCTTCTACGTCCTGGAGTTCGCGGCCGAGCGCTCCCGGCCGGTGCGCGTCTACTGGCACCTGCCCCAGACGGTGGTGCGTCCGATCGCCGCCGGCCTGCTCACCGCGTTGCTCCTGGACGGGGTCGCCGTCCCGGGCGGAGCGCTCGTCTGGAGCGTGCTCGCAGCGGGGATCGCGCTGCTCGCCCACGACCTCAAGACCGGAGCCGGCATGCTGGGCTGGCTCTACGGCGTCGAGGCCCCGTCCGGCCTGCTCCTCTCCCTGGCCGAGGACGTGGTCGCGATCGGGCTGGTGACCCTGGCCCTGGATGCCCCCGCGCTGTCCCTGGGGGTCACCCTGGCGGCGCTCGTCCTGGCCTGGGTGCTGACCCCCTCGCTGCTGACCGCGAGCCGTCTGGGCCGCTCGCTGGCGTGGAGCCGGTCCTGGGGCTCGCTGGTGCCCTTCCAGTGGACGGACGAGGGCGCGCTCGCTCCGGCCGTCCGCGAGATCCTGGCCGCGGTCGACCGCCCCTTCGGCAAGTCGCTCCGGGTGGCGGGCTGCGCCCGGCTGGAGAGCGGCCGACGCCGCTCGCTCCGCGCCGCCTGGCTGGTGTCGGGGGCGGACACCCCCCTGCTCCTGGTCCGGCGTGGGCGGCGCTCGCCCGTCCTGGAGGCCCTGCCGCTCACCCCGGCGGCCCGGCTGGAGTCGGAGGCCCTGTTCGTCCGGCTCCGGCTCCGCAGCCGTCCGTTCCTCGCCCTGGTCTTCCCCCGGGCCGGGCCGTCCCGTGACGCCCTGGAGGTCGAGGTGGAGCGGTGGGGCGTGGCGGCGGGGAACCCGTCGCTGGACCGAGTGTAAAGCGGCCCCTGGTATTTTTCCGGTAAACGGGATGAGTCGGGATCGCTCGGTCGGCGGATCTGGAACGGGTCCCCCCGTCGGTCCCTGGGAACATAGGATTTTCGAGACAGGACCCACCCAGCGGCACGCCCCCCCGCAGGGGGCACGGAAGCGCGCAGCAGCGCCTCCGTCGTCGCGCTGCCATCGCGGGTAAGTGCGCTCACGAATGTTCTCTTCGTCTCGTGGCCTCGACTCCTTCGATCAGTACCTCCAGGACGTCGAGAAATACCCCCTGATCCAGGATCCGGAGGAGGAGCGGGCGCTCGCGCGCCGCGCCCGGTCCGGAGACAAGGAGGCGGCGGAGCGTCTGGTCACCGCCAACCTCCGCTTCGTCATCTCCTACGTGAAGAAGTATCAGGGCCGCGGCCTGGGTCTGGCCGAGCTCGTCTGCATCGGGAACGAGGGACTGCTCAAGGCGGTCAAGAAGTTCGATCCCGAGAAGGGCGTGAAGTTCATCAGCTACGCGGTCTGGTGGATCCGCCAGACGGTCCTGCAGGCCCTGGCCGAGCAGACCCGCTCGGTCCGCATCCCGCTGAACCAGAACAGCAACCTCGCCAAGCTCTCCCGCACGGACACGGCGCTCACCCAGGCGTTGGGCCGCACGCCCACCGACCAGGAGATCGCCGAGGAGATGGGCGAGCCGATCGACACCATCCGGGCCCTGCGGCGCGTCGCCGCCAGCGAGCTCTCGCTGGATGCGCCGATCGACCGGGGGGACCGCGACAGCGCCAGCTTCGGAGAGCGCTTCGCCGGTGCCGACGCCGAGGACATCGAGCAGGATGTGGAGGCCATCGCCCGGCGCGACTACATGGAGACCATGTTCGAGCGCTACCTCACCGAGCGTGAGCGGAAGATCCTCTACCTGTACTACGGGCTCGACGACGGCGAGGAGCGGACGCTGGAGGAGATCGGCTCGCTGCTGGGCGTGACCCGCGAGCGCATCCGCCAGATCCGCAACCGCGCCTTCGAGAAGCTCCGCGAAAGCCCCGACGGCGAATCGCTCTCCAACTTCTGGATGGCGTCCTAGCCCGGGGACGCTCCACACCCCTGCGGCGCTCCGCGTCCGGAGCGCCACGGGCCCTGCCCCAGCATCCGCGACCCGAGGATCCGCCACCCGCGCGTGGCGGCGGACCGGGCCGGGGAACGTCACCGGGGAGCGGGGTTTACGGTCCGGGCACGCGCAGTCGGCGTCCCCATCCCCGTCCTCCGGTTCCCGCGGCCCATGCCCAGGCTCCCGCTCGCCCTGCTGCTCCTCGGAGTGGCGCTCCCGCCGCACCTGGGTGCGCAGGAAGGGTGGAACACGCCGCGGGCGCTGGAGCTGGTGGCGCGGGCCCGCGCGCTCCGTCAGGCGGCCTCCCTGGACGCGACGTTCCAGAGCTACCGCGCCGATGCCCGTGGGTTCGTCTACTTCTACCTGGACCGCGAGGACACGGACGAGCGGGTCCTGGTGAAGACGGATCAGGTGGCTCTCGAGGTCTACTGGAAGGCGCCGGACAGCACACGGCAGCGGATCGTGGGTCTGCGGGACGAGAAGACCCTGCCCACCAACATCCGCTACCATCTGGACCACCTCACCGTGGTGCAGGATGAGTTCGCCGACGTGATCCGGCTCGGCGACGGGGACGAGGTGGCCGCGGTGACCCATCCCGTCGCACCCGACGCCGAAACGGTCTACGACTACCATCTGGCCGATTCGATCACGTTGAGCTACGGGGGCGGCAGCGAGATCCGCGTCTACGAGATCGAGGTCAAGCCGAAGGACCTGGACGCGCCCGGCTTCCTGGGCAGCCTGTTCCTGTCGCGCGACAACGCGGCCATCGTGCGCATGAGCTTCACGTTCACCCCCTCGTCCTACGTGGACGAGTACCTGGACTACATCCGCATCTCGCTGGACAACTCGGTCTGGGACGAGCGCTGGTGGCTCCCCTACGAGCAGCGGGTGGAGCTGCGCCGCGAGGTCCCGTTCCTGGATTTCCCCGCGGGGAGCGTGATCCGCGGGCGCTACGAGATCCGCAACTACGCGTTCGACCCCGACCTCGATCCGCTGCTCTTCCGGGGACCGCGCGTGACGGCACTGCCGGAAGCCGCCCGGCGCGCGTTCGACTTCGAGCAGCCGCTGCACGCGCAGCTGGACGACGAAGGCCTCGGCACCCTGCCCGACCTGGCGGAGGTGCGGGCCCAGGCGGTGCGCCTGGCCGGCCGCCAGGCCATCAGCGGTCTGGCACCCAACCGCCTCTGGATCCCGTCCGCTTCGTCCGTGCTGCGCTACAACCGCGCCGAGGGGCTCGCCGTCGGGCTGGGGGCATCCCTCCAGCCGGCCGACGCCCTCACGCTCCGCGTCCACGGCGGGTGGTCCCTGGGCCGCGAGCGTCCCACGGCCACGCTGCGCCTGGAGGCCCCCGGACCGGGGCTCGTCGCAGACGCCTACCTGGGCCGCCTGCGCGACGTGGGTCCCCTCCCCGGCGCCAGCGGCGCCCTCAACACCGTGGGCGGCCTCGTGGCCGATCAGGACTGGCTGGACCCCTACGGGGCGGCCGGAGTGGCCGTGCGCTGGCAGCCGTCCCCGCCGGGGACGCCCGCCCGGCCCTGGGTGGCGCTGCGGTGGGAGCGGCAGCGCTCGTGGGTCAACAGCACCACGGGGTCTCCGGACGGGGCGCTGGGCGCAGGGCTGGGCCGGGCGGTCCGGCCCATCCGGGAGGGCGATGCCGTGCTCGTCGAGACCGGGGTGGCCTGGTCGCCCCGTCCGGACGTCACGCTCGACCCCACCGTCACGCTGGGCCGCCTGGACGGCACGACGTACGGGACCGTCCTGCTGCGCGGGGAGGCCCGGCGGGAGTGGGTGGAGCGGGGCGTCCGCCTCCGCGTCGAGGGCACGGCCGGGTGGGCCTCGGCCGAGGCGCCGCCCCAGTCCCTCTTCCTCCTGGGCGGTCGGAGCACCCTTCCGGGCTACGTCTACCGGTCCTTCCTGGGGGACCGGCTCTGGCTCGTCCGGTCGGAGGCGTCCCGCACGCTGCGCGCCCCGTGGGTGCGCGTGGGGGGCACCTTCGCGTTGGGCGGGACGGCCCTCGGCTCCCACGCGGTGCCGGCCGGATGGCAGGCGGGGCCCACGGACGTCCCCACGGCGTCGGCGGGCGTCTTCGCCGAGCTCCTGTGGGACCTCCTGCGCATCGACCTCTCGCGCGGTCTGAACGGCGGTAGCTGGGCCCTGGAGGTGGGCGTCCAGCGCCGCTTCCATCCCTGGCTGTAGTCCGCCGCGACACGACCCCGCGCGGGCATCCGGGGATGGACGCGGCGCGCCCGGGCTGGGAACGGCGCCGACCGACCGGCCCGGCGGCCGGAGACCGGCCACCGCGGTCCGGTCCGCCGGGCCGGGGGCGTCGTCAGGCCTCCTCGTCCGGCTCGCCCTCGCCCCCGTCCTCCCGCCGTGACAACAGCACCAGCTCGCGCACCATCACGTCCACCGTGGGGATGCGCACCCCCTCGCGCTCGTAGGAGTCGTACTCGAGCCGGCCCTCCACGTAGATGCGGTCCCCCCGGTGGACGTGCTCCTGCGTCACCTCCGCGAGCCGATTCCAGAGGGTCAGCCGGTGCCACTCCGTGCGCTCCTCCTCCTCCCCCGTGTGGCGGCGATTGGTGGCGAGCGACAGGTGGGCGACCTTGGTCCCGCTGCGCGTGACCTGGATGTCCGGATCCCTCCCCACGTTGCCCACCAGGATGACCTTGTTGACCGAGCGGCTCATGCGTACCTCCGGCCGCCGGAGCCCGGCCTCCGACGAAGCGAGTGGGACCGCCGGCGCGGGCGGCGGGGACGAATCCTCGCCGCCGTGGCTGGGCCTGGGGATGGAGCCGTGCGCCGGACGCACGCAGGCGTCACGGGTCCGCGGCGCGCGGCGCGCGGATGGAAGCCGCCCGCGCGTCCCGCGCGGCGGTCAGTCCGCCTTGCAGTCGTACCAGGTGGGCCCGGTGCCGGCCTCGGCGACGAGCGGAACGGCGAGCTCCATCGCCCCCTCCATCGCTTCGACCACCGCGGTGCGGGTCTCGTCGAGCTCCGCCTCCGGCACCTCGAGCAACAGCTCGTCGTGCACCTGGAGCAGCATGCGCGCACCTCCACCGGACCGGTGCAGTCGATCGTGCACGTCGATCATCGCCTTCTTGATGAGGTCGGCAGCCGTGCCCTGGATGGGTGTGTTCTGCGCCACCCGCTCTCCGAACTGGCGGATGTTCCAGTTGCTCGACTGCAACTCCGGCACGTAGCGTCGCCGACCCGCCAGCGTCTCGACATAGCCATGCCGCTTCGCGAAGTCGATCTGCTCGTCGAGGAAGGAGCGCACGCCACTGAAGCGCTCGAAGTACGCGTCGATGAAGGCCCGCGCCGCCGTGCGCTCGATCCCGAGCTGTCGCGCCAGCGAGAAGTCCCCCTGGCCGTAGAGCGTGGCGAAGTTGATGGTCTTGGCCTGCGCGCGCATCTCGGCGCTCACGTCGGCGATCGGCACCTCGAAGATCACCGCGGCCGTCTGACGGTGGACGTCCACCCGGTTGCGGAAGGCGTCGACGAAGGCGTCGTCCCCCGAGAAATGCGCCAGGATCCGTAACTCGATCTGCGAGTAGTCGACCGCGAGCAGGACGTAGCCCGGATCGGCCACGAACCCCTTGCGGATCTCCCGGCCCAACGCCGTGCGGATGGGGATGTTCTGCAGGTTGGGCTCGCTGGACGAGAGGCGTCCGGTGGCGGCCACGGCCTGATTGAAGCGCGTGTGCAGGCGTTTCGTTCGCGGATTGATCAGGCGGGGGAAGGCATCCACGTACGTGCTGCGCAGCTTCTCCAGCTGGCGGTACTCCAGGAGCTGCAGCGGGAATGCGTGCCCCGCCGCGGCCAGCTCCTCCAGGACATCGGAGTCGGTGGAGGGACCGGTCTTCGTCCGCTTGATGACGGGGAGGCCCAGCCGATCGAAGAGCACCTCACGCAGCTGCGG
Proteins encoded:
- a CDS encoding SRPBCC family protein — translated: MLTIDERVCAAPVERAFRIAADVERWPDILPHYRWVRFRSKAGFGEGIVEMAAWRPFGAFNYPTWWLSEMTHDPERHTVYYKHIGGITRGMRVQWEVRPADDGRGTLLRIVHEWEGPEWPLIGRFAADAVIGPHFVHVIASRTLAGIARAAEADGSAT
- a CDS encoding beta-ketoacyl-[acyl-carrier-protein] synthase family protein: MSRRVVVTGIGPITASGIGRAGLEEGLRGGRSPVDRISRFDPSPFRSHIAAEVPDFEPTHHMDAARAKRLDRFGQFSIASARLALEDAALDETRLDGDRVAVQMGSALGGVSHAEAELQNYLTRGVRGVDPRLALTVFGGAASCNVAIEFGFRGPNSTNAMSCASGTIAVGEAWRLIRDGSADVALAGGIEAPLSPLSYGAFAIIRAMSTRNDDPARACRPFDAARDGFVMGEGACTLVLETLEHATARGARIHAEILGYANSNDAHHMTAPLPDGSQAARAMRMALERADVRPEQIDYVNAHASSTPLNDSTESLALRTVFGERADVLPVSGTKPFYGHALGASGAIETGICCMALQSGWMPPTLNLEEPGDGCDLNYVSGAGRTAELRHVLTNSFGFGGINACLVLGRAAENGAA
- a CDS encoding RNA polymerase sigma factor RpoD/SigA, which produces MFSSSRGLDSFDQYLQDVEKYPLIQDPEEERALARRARSGDKEAAERLVTANLRFVISYVKKYQGRGLGLAELVCIGNEGLLKAVKKFDPEKGVKFISYAVWWIRQTVLQALAEQTRSVRIPLNQNSNLAKLSRTDTALTQALGRTPTDQEIAEEMGEPIDTIRALRRVAASELSLDAPIDRGDRDSASFGERFAGADAEDIEQDVEAIARRDYMETMFERYLTERERKILYLYYGLDDGEERTLEEIGSLLGVTRERIRQIRNRAFEKLRESPDGESLSNFWMAS
- the ssb gene encoding single-stranded DNA-binding protein, whose protein sequence is MSRSVNKVILVGNVGRDPDIQVTRSGTKVAHLSLATNRRHTGEEEERTEWHRLTLWNRLAEVTQEHVHRGDRIYVEGRLEYDSYEREGVRIPTVDVMVRELVLLSRREDGGEGEPDEEA
- a CDS encoding NAD(P)/FAD-dependent oxidoreductase gives rise to the protein MTDWDVVVVGAGPAGSVTAGLLAERGRRVLLLERWSHPRPKPCGEFLNPGALAALERTGFASAVLRLDPPLLSGWELTTWSGVHVSAGFAHPGGTVPPHGLGVDRARLDQALALEAVRRGAVLEERQQVLRVRPGPDGVEIDVRSGARESVRRARLLIAADGLRSRIARQLGATRRRPRRARVSLTARVRGVGPASDRGWLRIGGTRTVGMAPVSLDPPLWNVTGVVDSEVEGRRLAADPEAFLALLLEQAAFPWVEDPRVVAGPWASGPFDWPVRRRTGPRWALVGDAAGYFDPLTGQGIHQAVHSAELAAADAERSLARADGARPLHRYARRLARSLAGTRAVQRLVAAVVEGPRLGGQVLPRLAAHPASASALLTVTGDLAHPLTLLRPRVWSPLLNRSPVTLDGGRTC
- a CDS encoding methyltransferase domain-containing protein; this translates as MGRGARGVGIELLDEPGITGPELGASLEHVADATTRLGGLGPLARALARVPTSDGTLRLLDVGAGNGRVAAMLARILERRGRPVRWVCSDLAPGALDHVLCPRTPRVACDARTLPFADDSFDAAVSVLTLHHFDPGDARAVLAEMARVARGPVVVSDLRRSVGGSWGARLLAETVWRRNRFTRHDAPLSASKAYTDGEAGVLAREAGLSRVRVRRHFPFRFVLVAQP
- a CDS encoding DUF4126 family protein produces the protein MTLLEGLLPTALLAGLTLAAAAGVDLYLTLGLLALAPVLGFGEWLPETFRAAVAAPLPLVLAVGFYVLEFAAERSRPVRVYWHLPQTVVRPIAAGLLTALLLDGVAVPGGALVWSVLAAGIALLAHDLKTGAGMLGWLYGVEAPSGLLLSLAEDVVAIGLVTLALDAPALSLGVTLAALVLAWVLTPSLLTASRLGRSLAWSRSWGSLVPFQWTDEGALAPAVREILAAVDRPFGKSLRVAGCARLESGRRRSLRAAWLVSGADTPLLLVRRGRRSPVLEALPLTPAARLESEALFVRLRLRSRPFLALVFPRAGPSRDALEVEVERWGVAAGNPSLDRV